The Papaver somniferum cultivar HN1 chromosome 3, ASM357369v1, whole genome shotgun sequence genome includes a region encoding these proteins:
- the LOC113360397 gene encoding uncharacterized protein LOC113360397 → MGFCSEWCNMIHQCISTTNSVVLLNGSLGQKLSPTRGIRQEDPLSPYLFILCMEAISRYLSLAQRKGLIHGIKVTNDSPPINHLLFVDDCLILGNANLIENKNILKIFTEFSKGSGELINFQKSGIFFNGKVHNKFQKVWKIKLDDKYLGAPLFTNTSKIACFEPMVGKIVSRLKGWKNPNLNAAGRGVLINLLLNPFLYTK, encoded by the coding sequence ATGGGTTTTTGCAGTGAGTGGTGTAATATGATTCATCAGTGTATAAGCACTACTAATTCAGTTGTCTTATTAAATGGCTCTCTGGGGCAAAAATTATCTCCAACAAGGGGAATTAGGCAAGAAGATCCTTTATCCCCTTACCTTTTTATTCTTTGTATGGAAGCGATTTCTCGTTACCTCTCTTTAGCTCAAAGAAAAGGGTTGATTCATGGTATTAAAGTTACCAATGATAGTCCCCCTATCAATCATCTGCTTTTTGTAGATGATTGTCTCATACTTGGTAATGCTAATCTGATTGAGAATAAAAACATTCTCAAAATCTTCACTGAATTCAGTAAAGGTTCTGGTGAACTTATTAATTTTCAAAAATCGGGTATATTTTTCAATGGTAAAGTGCACAACAAGTTTCAAAAagtttggaagataaaattggaTGATAAATATCTTGGTGCCCCGTTGTTTACTAATACTTCAAAAATTGCTTGCTTTGAGCCAATGGTTGGAAAAATTGTTAGTAGACTGAAAGGTTGGAAAAATCCTAACTTAAATGCGGCTGGTAGAGGTGTTCTTATAAATCTACTGTTGAATCCATTCCTTtataccaaatga
- the LOC113358190 gene encoding leucine-rich repeat extensin-like protein 3, whose amino-acid sequence MVPELEKPRVTEIQVRMDCNGCVHKLKKALHGINGICDIHIDFPQQKLIIIGWADKEKMVKAIRKTRKIIGSVCVHTDEASEAPPEGSEPPPPIPEGEQPPPLNTESPPNAENNPQPEPPNDPPPPENPALEIHPSPIAAEADEDLPLYHSMPRDVGEIHVIHHRQRDYNGQSSNYPPENHPGYWSNYPKGHGFRPQPPVYSHGSRHDPPAYLHASRPEPPIYSHGPIPNPPFYNHRSRPEPPIYSYGSRPEPPIYVHGSRPEPPIYSHGSRPEPPIYVHGSRPEPPVYVHGSRPEPLAPVSVTHSYNNYTPTPSVSEYEYAPLRQPRSNRMEHYYNEDYYNRDNGYQNSDNRNGNNITSIFSDENPNACRIV is encoded by the exons ATGGTTCCTGAATTAGAG AAACCGCGAGTTACAGAAATACAAGTCAGAATGGACTGTAACGGTTGTGTTCATAAGCTCAAGAAAGCTTTACACGGCATCAACG GTATATGTGATATCCATATTGATTTTCCTCAACAAAAGTTGATTATAATCGGATGGGCCGACAAGGAAAAGATGGTTAAAGCTATCAGGAAGACGAGGAAAATTATAGGCAGTGTTTGTGTGCACACAGATGAAGCATCAGAAGCTCCTCCAGAGGgatcagaaccaccaccaccaataccagaaggtgaacaaccaccaccacttaACACAGAATCTCCTCCTAATGCTGAAAACAACCCACAACCAGAACCACCAAATGACCCGCCACCACCTGAAAATCCAGCTCTAGAAATACACCCATCACCAATAGCTGCCGAAGCAGATGAAGACTTGCCCTTGTACCATTCAATGCCAAGGGATGTCGGAGAGATTCACGTAATTCACCACCGCCAACGTGATTACAATGGTCAATCTAGCAACTATCCACCTGAAAATCATCCCGGGTACTGGAGCAATTATCCTAAAGGTCATGGGTTCAGACCGCAACCACCTGTTTACAGCCACGGGTCTAGACATGATCCCCCAGCTTATCTTCATGCGTCAAGACCTGAACCTCCCATTTACAGCCATGGGCCAATACCTAATCCTCCTTTTTACAATCATCGATCCAGACCTGAACCTCCCATCTACAGTTATGGGTCCAGACCTGAACCCCCAATTTACGTTCATGGGTCGAGACCTGAACCTCCCATCTATAGTCATGGCTCCAGACCTGAACCACCAATTTACGTTCATGGGTCGAGGCCTGAGCCCCCAGTTTATGTTCATGGCTCCAGACCTGAACCTCTGGCTCCGGTTTCCGTAACTCATAGTTATAACAACTATACACCAACACCTTCTGTTTCTGAATATGAATATGCACCGCTTCGACAGCCCCGTTCTAATAGGATGGAACACTACTACAACGAGGATTATTACAATCGGGATAACGGATATCAAAACAGCGACAACAGGAATGGGAACAACATTACATCAATATTTAGCGATGAAAATCCGAATGCATGTCGAATAGTATAG
- the LOC113358191 gene encoding kinesin-like protein KIN-14F — MAKEVIIPFSVASVVEDVLKQNGTRVRNIDMVSRKAEESALRRYEAAAWLRKTVGFVLSKDLPEEPSEEEFRLGLRSGIILCSALNKVDPGSVPRVVEKPAIPVPDGGSALSAYQYFENVRNFLDTVQEIGIPVFEPSDFEQGGKSGRIVNCVLALKSYSDWKQNGGNSLWKFAGTSKSNNTPGKIVRRNSDLFMTSLSRTQSTDEKLLEDAENSNDDLADEPVTEMVTSNSLNALVRAALCDKRPEEVPMLVESMLSKVMEEFERRLKSHNAAMETTLDGSVVPDGDKSLPETTSGELEMKTPPEDAAAVDDNNSVVETIHVENTDIEKDAEENTSEIVDQKIATEAEEGDKESASEITQGEQVCTLEEIAEDEHMKQKLIDEEEVKRRVYEEIKEKVIAEEREKIRKEEELRLKNKTSELLKQQQLLDQQKRNVQELKHALHNTKEGMQHIQIKFREEFNDFGKHLNVLTHAASRYHRVLEENRKLYNQVQDLKGSIRVYCRVRPFLPGQAGRSSIVDHIDEGSIEIITLSKNGKEARKSFIFNKVFGPSATQEEVFLDTQPLIRSVLDGFNVCIFAYGQTGSGKTHTMTGPNELTEETQGVNFRALNDLFYLSEERKETFRYEVSVQMMEIYNEQVRDLLVSDGLNKKLEIRNSSQGLNVPDANLVPVTSTSDVIELMNAGQRNRAVSSTALNDRSSRSHSCLTVHVQGKDLTSGNTLRGCMHLVDLAGSERVNKSEVTGDRLKEALHINKSLSALGDVIASLAQKNAHVPYRNSKLTQLLQDSLGGQAKTLMFVHISPDPDAVLETLSTLKFAERVATVELGAAKSNTESGDVKELKEQISRLKAALARKDGAESGGNLTRSVSSSSISSTPEIPLATKNTGGSLSLHGSKPETPVYTHGSKPEIPLYIHGSRPELSVSEFEYVRSPTSGSLPLYSEIVKGAAAARKQAADEKELASKDWVDKVMVNKLEMANGKESPAQGHWDAVNSKLPELFYQKSNTKNHPEQKCNGVAGTRSEMGTPDDSDIDAVTSDSTSEPDLLYQQHIPRVSSVPTSLGSKLRKPSQIPGRIPDHSPVNKSSSIPSLAASPSRKMSNGVGPPLHKNGRQPVSTAGKKKSSGYGK, encoded by the exons ATGGCAAAAGAAGTTATTATACCATTCTCCGTAGCTTCTGTCGTTGAAGATGTACTTAAGCAAAATGGAACACGTGTTAGAAACATCGATATGGTTTCAAGAAAAGCAGAAGAATCAG CATTGAGGAGATATGAAGCCGCAGCATGGCTAAGAAAGACGGTCGGGTTCGTATTATCGAAAGATTTACCAGAAGAACCatcagaagaagaatttagacTTGGATTAAGAAGTGGTATCATTCTTTGTAGTGCACTTAACAAAGTTGATCCTGGATCCGTTCCGAGG GTGGTCGAGAAACCAGCTATTCCAGTACCTGATGGAGGATCTGCTCTATCAGCGTATCAGTACTTCGAGAATGTACGGAATTTCCTTGATACTGTGCAAGAGATTGGTATTCCAGTGTTCGAACCATCTGATTTTGAACAG GGAGGAAAATCTGGAAGGATAGTGAATTGTGTTTTAGCACTGAAATCATATAGTGACTGGAAACAAAATGGTGGGAATAGTTTGTGGAAATTTGCTGGGACTTCGAAATCTAATAATACGCCGGGGAAAATAGTCCGGAGAAATTCAGATCTTTTCATGACTTCATTATCGAGGACTCAGTCCACGGATGAAAAGTTATTGGAAGATGCTGAGAACTCAAATGATGATCTTGCGGATGAACCTGTAACTGAAATG GTCACTAGTAATTCTTTGAACGCCCTTGTTCGTGCTGCTTTGTGCGATAAGAGGCCTGAAGAAGTTCCAATG CTTGTAGAATCCATGCTAAGTAAGGTTATGGAGGAGTTTGAGCGTCGCCTTAAAAGCCACAATGCAGCG ATGGAAACAACTCTAGATGGTTCAGTTGTACCTGATGGTGACAAATCGCTCCCTGAAACAACTTCTGGTGAATTGGAG ATGAAAACACCCCCAGAGGATGCAGCAGCAGTCGATGACAACAACTCCGTTGTTGAGACCATTCATGTTGAAAACACTGACATAGAGAAAGATGCTGAAGAAAATACTTCAGAGATTGTCGATCAAAAAATTGCTACAGAAGCGGAAGAAGGCGACAAAGAAAGTGCCAGTGAGATAACACAAGGCGAACAAGTATGTACCTTAGAGGAGATAGCGGAAGATGAACATATGAAGCAAAAGcttattgatgaagaagaagtaaaGCGTAGGGTGTACGAAGAAATCAAGGAAAAGGTTATCGCTGAAGAGAGGGAAAAGATTAGGAAAGAGGAGGAGTTGAGGCTTAAAAATAAAACCAGTGAACTTTTAAAGCAACAACAACTCCTCGATCAACAAAAGCGAAATGTTCAGGAACTAAAACATGCACTTCATAATACAAAGGAGGGTATGCAGCACATTCAAATAAAATTCCGTGAAGAGTTCAATGATTTCGGTAAGCACTTGAATGTTTTAACGCATGCTGCTTCCCGATACCATAGAGTTTTGGAGGAGAACCGTAAGTTATACAATCAAGTACAAGATCTTAAAG GAAGCATAAGGGTTTACTGCCGAGTGAGACCCTTTTTACCTGGACAAGCAGGCCGATCAAGTATTGTCGATCACATAGATGAGGGAAGCATTGAAATTATCACCCTTTCTAAGAACGGCAAAGAAGCACGCAAATCGTTCATATTCAACAAAGTTTTTGGTCCATCGGCAACTCAAG AGGAGGTCTTTTTGGATACTCAGCCACTGATCCGATCCGTTCTAGATGGGTTTAACGTTTGCATATTTGCTTATGGCCAAACCGGATCAGGGAAAACTCACACTATG ACAGGACCTAATGAGCTTACAGAGGAGACCCAAGGTGTGAATTTCAGGGCGTTGAATGACTTATTTTATCTGTCAGAGGAAAGGAAGGAGACATTCCGTTACGAAGTTTCTGTACAGATGATGGAGATATATAATGAGCAAGTTAGAGATCTTCTAGTCTCCGATGGACTTAACAAAAA ATTGGAAATTCGAAACAGTTCTCAGGGGCTTAACGTGCCGGATGCAAACCTCGTACCAGTTACATCAACATCCGATGTTATTGAGCTGATGAATGCTGGGCAAAGGAACCGTGCCGTTAGCTCAACTGCCCTCAATGACCGAAGTAGTCGCTCTCACAG CTGTCTAACCGTTCATGTTCAAGGAAAAGACTTGACATCTGGAAACACTCTCCGCGGGTGTATGCATTTGGTAGACCTGGCAGGAAGCGAGAGAGTCAACAAATCAGAAGTAACAGGAGATAGACTCAAGGAAGCACTTCATATCAACAAATCTCTTTCTGCTCTAGGAGATGTTATCGCTTCTCTTGCCCAAAAGAATGCTCATGTTCCTTATAGGAATAGCAAACTTACACAGCTCCTTCAAGATTCTCTTG GTGGACAAGCCAAGACACTCATGTTCGTGCACATAAGCCCTGATCCTGATGCTGTTCTAGAAACACTAAGCACACTCAAGTTTGCTGAGCGGGTTGCTACTGTCGAGCTTGGTGCCGCCAAATCTAACACAGAAAGTGGAGACGTCAAAGAGCTCAAAGAGCAG ATTTCTAGGCTCAAGGCTGCCTTGGCAAGAAAAGATGGGGCAGAATCAGGAGGGAACTTAACACGTTCAGTATCCTCGAGTTCAATATCCTCCACCCCTGAAATACCACTTGCAACAAAGAATACCGGCGGGTCATTATCTTTACATGGATCTAAGCCTGAAACTCCTGTCTACACTCATGGATCCAAACCTGAAATTCCTCTTTATATTCATGGCTCCAGACCTGAACTATCTGTCTCTGAATTTGAATACGTCCGATCACCTACTAGCGGGTCATTACCTTTATATTCTGAAATTGTCAAAGGCGCTGCTGCTGCCCGTAAGCAAGCTGCAGACGAGAAAGAATTAGCATCTAAAGACTGGGTTGATAAAGTGATGGTGAACAAACTAGAAATGGCAAATGGAAAAGAATCCCCAGCTCAAGGACATTGGGATGCTGTCAACAGTAAGTTGCCCGAACTCTTCTACCAAAAATCTAATACGAAAAACCATCCAGAACAAAAATGTAATGGAGTTGCTGGAACACGGTCTGAGATGGGTACACCCGATGATTCAGATATAGACGCCGTAACTAGTGACTCTACCTCAGAACCAGATTTGCTATATCAACAACATATCCCTAGAGTTTCCAGTGTACCAACTAGCCTTGGTTCCAAGTTGAGGAAACCTAGCCAAATTCCTGGAAGGATCCCAGATCATAGTCCAGTAAATAAGAGTTCTTCAATTCCATCACTTGCGGCATCACCGTCTCGTAAGATGTCAAATGGAGTCGGCCCACCTCTTCACAAGAACGGGCGACAGCCAGTCTCTAcggcagggaagaagaaaagtagtgggtaTGGCAAGTAA
- the LOC113360399 gene encoding uncharacterized protein LOC113360399, with protein sequence MDDIGNPLIMQEMDYDKLKLQEEFDRLRKGLNPEQEDIYEIINSVDKEDGGLFFVYGSGGTGKTYLWNTIISSLHARLHVQLDANGLIYGSSCVSYQLLSTFTGIESLLLPGGRTAHSRFKIPLKPNETSSCNVIMQDDLAMLLKKTNLIIWDEAPMVHRHAFEAVNKTMIDIMSTDGDVTNTPPFGGKTVVLGGDFTKILPVVTKGSREQIVDASISRSPLWEKFKIFELTRNMRLSNSDANPVEQQKIREFSKWVLDIGDGKIPATAINESEEKIWIQILDDLLIRCDQDHLHKMVETMYPGLLANTHDHEYLRNRSILAPTNKSVKEINDHVLAMIPEEEYELLSADSIDPESDNYQSTVVFYPKEFLNEMEVSGLPSHKLYLKVGVSIMLLRNIDQAEGLCNGTGTGTRMVVKEVGKNVIHAVAVTGKAAGRTVLIPRIVMTLSETDHPFILRRRLFPLKVCFAMKVNKSQGQSLPNVGICLDEPVFSHGQLYVAVDRICHGILD encoded by the exons ATGGATGATATTGGGAATCCGTTGATCATGCAAGAGATGGACTACGATAAGTTAAAGCTTCAGGAAGAATTTGACAGGCTGAGAAAAGGACTTAATCCTGAACAGGAGGATATCTACGAGATTATTAACTCGGTAGATAAAGAGGATGGGGGTCTTTTCTTTGTCTACGGAAGCGGTGGAACCGGGAAGACTTATCTCTGGAATACCATTATTTCTTCACTACATGCAAGGTTGCATGTTCAG TTGGATGCAAATGGATTAATTTATGGATCTTCTTGTGTGTCTTATCAATTATTGTCTACCTTTACAGGTATAGAATCTTTATTGCTTCCAGGCGGTCGTACAGCTCACTCCAGGTTCAAAATTCCGCTTAAACCAAATGAGACTTCGAGTTGTAATGTGATTATGCAAGATGACCTTGCCATGTTACTTAAAAAGACAAACCTAATTATCTGGGATGAAGCTCCCATGGTACATCGGCATGCATTTGAGGCAGTCAATAAGACTATGATTGATATAATGTCAACGGATGGTGATGTTACTAATACACCACCTTTCGGGGGTAAGACTGTTGTGTTGGGTGGTGACTTTACGAAAATTTTGCCAGTGGTCACAAAAGGATCGAGAGAACAGATAGTAGATGCATCAATAAGCAGGTCGCCACTTTGGGAAAAATTTAAGATTTTCGAACTCACTAGGAATATGCGATTGTCTAACAGTGACGCGAATCCAGTAGAACAACAAAAGATCAGAGAATTTTCCAAGTGGGTTCTTGATATCGGAGATGGTAAGATACCCGCTACTGCGATTAATGAATCAGAAGAGAAGATATGGATACAAATTCTGGATGATCTTTTGATAAGATGTGATCAAGACCATCTGCATAAGATGGTTGAAACCATGTACCCAGGTCTACTTGCAAACACGCATGACCACGAATATCTGAGGAATAGGAGTATCTTAGCTCCAACAAATAAAAGTGTAAAGGAGATAAACGACCACGTACTGGCGATGATACCGGAAGAGGAGTATGAATTGTTAAGTGCCGATTCAATAGATCCAGAATCAGATAATTACCAATCAACAGTAGTTTTTTATCCAAAAGAATTTCTGAATGAAATGGAAGTGTCTGGCCTGCCAAGCCATAAGCTGTACCTAAAGGTTGGTGTTTCGATAATGCTTCTCAGAAATATTGATCAAGCAGAAGGTTTGTGTAATGGTACTGGTACTg GTACTAGGATGGTCGTTAAGGAAGTTGGAAAAAATGTAATTCACGCGGTTGCAGTGACGGGAAAGGCCGCTGGAAGAACAGTTTTGATACCAAGAATAGTGATGACTTTATCAGAGACAGACCATCCATTCATCCTGCGCAGGAGACTGTTTCCACTAAAAGTGTGCTTTGCAATGAAGGTGAACAAGAGTCAGGGGCAGAGTTTGCCGAATGTTGGAATTTGTTTGGATGAGCCTGTTTTCTCTCATGGTCAGCTGTATGTTGCAGTTGACAGAATTTGTCATGGTATATTAGATTAA